The following proteins come from a genomic window of Methylorubrum populi:
- a CDS encoding methyltransferase family protein, with the protein MKRPVVVDTGPYACVRHLMYGFALLMLAGTPLLPGSLWGLTWLTVMVSPLVARTLSEEAALRKALAGYEDYTRRVRRRLVPGIW; encoded by the coding sequence CTGAAGCGGCCGGTCGTTGTCGACACCGGCCCATACGCCTGCGTGCGCCACCTGATGTACGGCTTCGCCCTTCTGATGCTGGCGGGGACGCCGCTCCTCCCCGGCTCGCTCTGGGGCTTGACATGGCTCACCGTGATGGTTTCGCCGCTCGTCGCCCGCACCCTCTCAGAGGAGGCGGCCCTGCGGAAGGCTCTCGCCGGCTACGAGGACTACACCCGCAGGGTGCGCCGCCGGTTGGTCCCCGGGATCTGGTAG
- a CDS encoding flavin monoamine oxidase family protein, which yields MGNEFDVIIVGGGAAGIGAARRLAAHNRAALLLEASSRLGGRALTQDLAGYPLDLGCEWLHSGDRNAWVAIAEASGFTVDRSDPPWTKAHPGIVKDEDEQEAAQRAFGDWEERLRVVAAGSDRASDALEPGGAWNDYVRAFAGFMSGVAPEEISATDYMAYDTASTNRNWNVPLGYGTLVAASLPTSTSLRLATPVDRIDLTADGVAVSTRAGTVRAGAAILTVSTAVLAGDAIRLPSGTEPWREAAAALPLGRNEKVFLVIGRDAAFEPNTHAYGNLRDPRSASYSIRPNGWPIIEAFLGGDGARILEEEGPAAGFAYVSAQLVALFGSEVASAVRPLAATSWSRMASIGGAYSCALPSQSQARARLAQPFEDRLFFAGEATHPFDFTTAHGALDSGERAADEALAALRDRHPFGGRDPLAAA from the coding sequence ATGGGCAACGAGTTCGACGTCATCATCGTAGGCGGAGGCGCCGCTGGCATAGGCGCTGCACGGCGGCTGGCGGCGCACAACAGGGCGGCGCTGCTGCTTGAGGCGTCGTCGCGCCTCGGAGGGCGCGCATTAACGCAGGATCTCGCTGGGTATCCACTCGACCTCGGCTGCGAATGGCTCCACTCGGGCGACCGCAACGCTTGGGTTGCCATTGCCGAGGCGTCAGGGTTCACGGTCGACCGCAGTGACCCTCCTTGGACCAAGGCGCACCCCGGCATCGTCAAGGACGAGGACGAGCAGGAGGCGGCGCAGAGGGCGTTCGGCGACTGGGAGGAGCGGCTTCGCGTCGTCGCAGCGGGCAGCGACCGGGCCAGTGATGCCCTTGAGCCCGGCGGCGCCTGGAATGACTACGTGCGCGCCTTCGCCGGCTTCATGAGCGGGGTCGCGCCCGAGGAAATTTCCGCCACCGACTACATGGCCTACGACACGGCCTCGACCAATCGGAACTGGAACGTGCCTCTCGGCTACGGCACCCTGGTCGCCGCCAGTCTGCCAACCTCGACGTCACTGCGCTTGGCCACCCCCGTCGATCGGATCGACCTGACGGCGGATGGCGTCGCGGTCTCGACGCGGGCCGGCACCGTCCGCGCCGGGGCCGCCATCCTCACGGTCTCGACCGCTGTCCTGGCCGGCGACGCGATCCGCCTACCTTCCGGGACCGAACCCTGGCGCGAGGCGGCCGCGGCGCTGCCGCTCGGGCGCAACGAGAAGGTCTTCTTGGTCATCGGGCGCGATGCCGCGTTCGAGCCGAACACGCACGCCTACGGCAACCTGCGCGACCCGAGGTCTGCCTCCTACTCGATCCGGCCCAACGGCTGGCCGATCATCGAGGCGTTCCTCGGTGGCGACGGAGCTCGCATCCTGGAGGAGGAGGGCCCGGCCGCCGGCTTCGCATACGTGTCCGCTCAGTTGGTTGCCCTGTTCGGGAGCGAGGTGGCCTCGGCCGTCCGTCCGCTCGCGGCGACGTCGTGGAGCCGGATGGCATCCATCGGCGGCGCGTATAGCTGTGCCCTGCCAAGCCAATCTCAGGCGCGCGCACGCCTGGCGCAACCGTTCGAGGACCGGCTCTTCTTCGCGGGCGAGGCGACGCACCCCTTCGACTTCACGACCGCGCACGGGGCCCTCGACAGCGGCGAACGGGCAGCCGACGAGGCCCTGGCCGCGCTTCGGGACCGGCATCCCTTCGGGGGACGAGACCCGCTCGCCGCCGCGTAA